In Balaenoptera ricei isolate mBalRic1 chromosome 7, mBalRic1.hap2, whole genome shotgun sequence, a single window of DNA contains:
- the FAM240C gene encoding LOW QUALITY PROTEIN: protein FAM240C (The sequence of the model RefSeq protein was modified relative to this genomic sequence to represent the inferred CDS: inserted 1 base in 1 codon), giving the protein MSKSYTLKNPGRVSYDAGMIKMFWEKKIELHTKQLQNEDMRMRRSALDRLRSEWARKLETRNQTMLSRQEAPPGPXPPGVPDQPAA; this is encoded by the exons ATGAGTAAAAGTTACACCTTGAAGAATCCGGGAAGGGTATCCTATGATGCtgggatgataaaaatgttttgggagaaaaaaatcgaGCTTCACACTAAACAGCTGCAGAACGAGGACATGAGGATGCGCAGGAGTGCCCTGGACAG GCTCCGCAGCGAGTGGGCTCGGAAGCTGGAGACGAGGAATCAGACGATGCTGAGCCGCCAGGAGGCGCCCCCAGGCC CCCCGCCCGGCGTCCCCGACCAGCCCGCAGCCTGA